From the genome of Drosophila melanogaster chromosome 2L, one region includes:
- the RtGEF gene encoding Rho-type guanine nucleotide exchange factor, isoform H codes for MDQPLVVQAEYSFMGSNNDELCFQKGDVITVTQREDGGWWEGTLNDKTGWFPSNYVNECKVQLPLTETIRPPEEIQEYRSVVLKDLLDSERAHVAELQGLLENFLEPMQQTQILSQDEYAQLMCNFVEIVRTHEDLLIQIEECNDRVGKLFLTSAPLMKKVHQAYCAAHPKAIVILDKYKDELEKYMERQGAATPGLLVLTTGLSKPFRRLDKYSAMLQELERHMESSHPDRGDTQRSVAVYKDIAATCSATRRQKELELQVLTGPVRGWQGQELSTLGDIIHMGSVAVGADHRDRYFVLFPQTLLFLSVSQRMSAFIYEGKLPLTGIIVNRLEDTDALKNAFEISSPLIDRIVAVCQGPNEANKWVELLNANNPSLPMGIKRQLSNLSNSSLGHLNAAHLSQHLDSRGYCTRFSLCAYYSSPPCHVRPLRVTLPPSNYPATAPYANLSAHFARLVKGGGLRSAIVKMLLYPQARQSIDLKRIALRKRRCHKASAKLKDLNTNQDSGQSELERQDAIELPTDSESYDDDFEDDFLHSCDSDPFEYVQFYQNKRNDSMCNSTGTFVDHGTGARRHCSSINLIKLDSADTDEVLALNELKKESLVIGSRALRALARKSTTRNSSVHTSTATLELGVGGSITNCVEEEPILKVKPSFSLQQQSSDASSIFAARLGGAFTACENLASMPDDLSRESSIQEPPTPLPASPTERHSMPTIFVGNRFNHSKNTEVYVPTWRDRQEMQNQSVDAKQDEELHSSSIDLPAACLSAPDKLQAELLYNYDEILEKPLQLHRELTPFPGHNLNSDKRVSHKSDSPSTGNAKTDPNLATRSSSTTELCIDTTSKKRTTPSERSRDSIRRCISYQFLQMSNRPPPPPPPRRDPDLHLDTKCRCCENSQCPSPRSSDSGMAGSCTITSPDPPNPESYFPMEAAGHDMLDNVEPERFDVCGMFREKFLTPEATQDVVDLSEEQPQLSDEPTTPTNRKEEPTCITSAQVQVNTRSIFLPSSSSMDETNRNVPANNILFSSSSADQLEPQATFRSGMYAHWWKKERLPPEVVRGIAHAYNKSLPSKDSKDSGSVCSSCFCSLGASGYSEGALYCSVCQNCADYYNGSVTSTTNTTTTTSSASCPLCSEDEGMIAPTHDSSSLDCPICNGRIASGAEEGKQSEMDRRPGNLRIPVEWYPVYLAGGVCSVHVLRLIVL; via the exons ATGGATCAGCCACTGGTGGTGCAGGCGGAGTACTCCTTCATGGGCAGCAATAACGACGAGCTGTGCTTCCAGAAGGGCGATGTCATCACGGTTACCCAGCGCGAGGATGGTGGCTGGTGGGAGGGAACGCTGAACGATAAGACTGGCTGGTTTCCCAGCAACTATGTGAATGAGTGCAAGGTGCAGCTGCCTCTAACGGAGACCATAAGGCCGCCGGAGGAGATCCAGGAGTATCGGTCTGTGGTGCTCAAGGATCTGCTTGACTCGGAGCGCGCCCATGTGGCCGAGCTGCAGGGTCTGCTCGAGAATTTCTTGGAGCCCATGCAACAGACGCAAAT ACTCAGTCAGGATGAGTACGCCCAGCTGATGTGTAACTTTGTAGAGATTGTGCGTACGCACGAGGATTTGCTTATCCAGATCGAGGAGTGCAACGATCGAGTGGGAAAACTATTTCTCACCAGCGCCCCCTTGATGAAGAAGGTGCACCAGGCGTACTGCGCTGCCCATCCAAAGGCCATTGTCATACTGGATAAGTACAA GGACGAGCTGGAAAAGTATATGGAACGACAGGGCGCAGCCACTCCTGGATTACTTGTGCTCACGACGGGTCTATCAAAGCCCTTCCGGCGACTGGACAAATACTCGGCCATgctgcaggagctggagcGGCATATGGAGAGCAGTCATCCGGATCGCGGCGACACCCAGCGGAGTGTTGCCGTGTACAAAGACATAGCTGCCACCTGCTCGGCCACCCGTCgccaaaaggagctggagctgcaaGTGCTCACGGGGCCAGTGCGTGGATGGCAGGGCCAAGAGCTGAGCACCCTCGGGGACATCATCCACATGGGCAgcgttgcagttggagctGATCATCGCGACCGATACTTTGTGCTCTTCCCTCAAACATTGCTATTCCTTAGCGTTAGTCAGCGGATGAGTGCATTCATCTATGAG GGCAAGCTACCCTTAACTGGGATCATAGTGAATCGCCTGGAGGACACGGATGCCCTGAAGAACGCCTTTGAGATAAGCAGTCCCTTGATCGATCGCATTGTAGCAGTTTGTCAGGGTCCGAATGAGGCCAACAAGTGGGTGGAGCTGCTCAATGCCAATAATCCCAGCTTGCCGATGGGCATCAAACGGCAATTGAGTAACTTGAGCAACTCTTCGCTAGGACACCTAAATGCCGCTCAT CTGAGTCAACATTTGGATTCACGGGGCTACTGCACGCGATTCTCGCTGTGTGCCTATTACTCCAGCCCCCCGTGCCATGTGCGACCTCTCCGTGTGACTCTTCCCCCAAGCAATTACCCAGCAACAGCTCCGTACGCCAATCTTAGTGCTCACTTTGCCAGGCTTGTTAAAGGCGGCGGACTGAGGAGTGCTATCGTAAAGATGCTTCTGTATCCGCAGGCTCGCCAGAGCATCGATCTCAAAAGGATTGCGTTGCGCAAAAGGCGTTGTCACAAGGCATCTGCAAAGTTAAAAGATCTCAATACCAATCAGGATTCGGGGCAGTCCGAGTTGGAACGACAGGATGCAATTGAACTACCAACGGACTCGGAGAGCTatgacgatgactttgaagatGATTTTTTGCATTCCTGCGACTCGGATCCGTTTGAATATGTGCAGTTTTACCAAAACAAGCGGAACGATTCCATGTGCAACTCCACAGGCACATTCGTGGACCATGGCACGGGTGCCAGGAGGCACTGTTCCTCTATCAACCTCATTAAATTGGATTCCGCGGACACGGACGAAGTTCTAGCGCTCAACGAGTTAAAAAAGGAGTCTCTTGTTATAGGATCCAGAGCACTAAGAGCTTTGGCTCGGAAGTCCACGACTCGAAATTCCAGTGTGCACACATCCACGGCAACTTTGGAGCTAGGTGTGGGTGGCAGCATCACAAACTGTGTTGAGGAAGAGCCAATTCTTAAGGTCAAGCCATCGTTCTCCCTGCAACAACAAAGTTCCGATGCGAGTTCCATTTTTGCAGCTAGATTGGGCGGTGCATTCACCGCCTGCGAGAATCTGGCCAGTATGCCTGATGATCTCAGCAGGGAGTCGAGTATCCAAGAGCCACCCACTCCTCTGCCAGCTTCACCGACAGAACGGCACAGCATGCCGACCATATTTGTGGGCAATCGGTTCAACCACAGCAAAAATACAGAGGTATATGTACCGACGTGGCGAGATCGCCAGGAAATGCAGAATCAGAGTGTGGATGCGAAGCAGGATGAAGAGTTGCACTCCAGTTCCATTGATCTACCCGCCGCCTGTCTATCTGCTCCGGATAAACTGCAAGCAGAACTACTCTACAATTACGACGAGATCCTAGAAAAACCTCTACAGCTGCATCGGGAGCTAACGCCCTTTCCGGGCCATAATCTTAACTCGGATAAGCGAGTTTCCCACAAAAGCGACAGTCCGTCGACAGGAAATGCAAAGACAGATCCAAATCTTGCCACAAGAAGTAGTTCCACCACCGAACTCTGCATCGATACCACTTCAAAAAAGCGCACAACCCCGTCAGAGAGAAGCCGGGATTCCATTAGGCGCTGCATTAGCTATCAGTTCCTGCAGATGTCCAATCGACCGCCCcctccaccaccgccacgCAGGGATCCGGATCTACACTTAGACACCAAATGCCGCTGCTGCGAAAACTCCCAGTGTCCCAGTCCGCGATCGAGTGACAGCGGAATGGCTGGCAGTTGCACTATTACATCACCGGATCCGCCCAATCCGGAATCATACTTTCCCATGGAGGCCGCAGGCCACGATATGCTGGATAATGTGGAGCCAGAGAGGTTTGATGTGTGCGGAATGTTCAGAGAGAAGTTCCTCACTCCGGAGGCTACTCAGGATGTTGTTGATCTATCAGAGGAGCAGCCTCAACTATCAGATGAACCCACTACCCCTACCAATCGCAAAGAGGAACCTACTTGCATCACCTCTGCTCAAGTGCAAGTGAACACAAGGAGTATTTTTCTGCCCTCCAGCTCGAGCATGGATGAGACTAACAGGAATGTCCCAGCCAACAATATCCTATTTAGCTCGAGTTCCGCGGATCAGTTGGAACCGCAGGCCACCTTTCGCTCGGGGATGTATGCGCACTGGTGGAAGAAAGAGCGCCTTCCGCCGGAGGTGGTGCGTGGCATAGCCCACGCCTACAATAAGAGCTTGCCCTCCAAGGACTCAAAAGATTCGGGATCGGTGTGCTCCAGCTGCTTCTGTTCCCTGGGAGCTAGCGGTTACAGCGAGGGCGCACTCTACTGCTCGGTGTGCCAAAACTGTGCGGACTACTACAACGGCAGTGTCACCAGCACAACCAACACGACGACCACCACATCATCCGCCAGTTGCCCACTGTGCAGTGAGGACGAGGGCATGATTGCCCCCACACACGACTCGTCCTCGCTCGACTGTCCCATATGTAATGGCCGCATTGCTTCCGGCGCCGAAGAAGGCAAGCAATCCGAAATGGATCGACGGCCAGGTAATCTAAGGATTCCTGTCGAATGGTATCCGGTTTACCTGGCTGGCGGCGTTTGTTCCGTGCACGTGTTACGTTTGATTGTTTTGTAA
- the RtGEF gene encoding Rho-type guanine nucleotide exchange factor, isoform E has translation MDQPLVVQAEYSFMGSNNDELCFQKGDVITVTQREDGGWWEGTLNDKTGWFPSNYVNECKVQLPLTETIRPPEEIQEYRSVVLKDLLDSERAHVAELQGLLENFLEPMQQTQILSQDEYAQLMCNFVEIVRTHEDLLIQIEECNDRVGKLFLTSAPLMKKVHQAYCAAHPKAIVILDKYKDELEKYMERQGAATPGLLVLTTGLSKPFRRLDKYSAMLQELERHMESSHPDRGDTQRSVAVYKDIAATCSATRRQKELELQVLTGPVRGWQGQELSTLGDIIHMGSVAVGADHRDRYFVLFPQTLLFLSVSQRMSAFIYEGKLPLTGIIVNRLEDTDALKNAFEISSPLIDRIVAVCQGPNEANKWVELLNANNPSLPMGIKRQLSNLSNSSLGHLNAAHMSPPSSHILLPPGGRPPATPSSIPAGSSSGGSHSHQGSPATNSMSHHKRSQSFNHHLSYNQYTPTQPPPHHLHPPQPPSLPSHLGASGPRSSSAQTPNSKTAAPLQASSMDASPAIQAAAAAAAAAVGMGVPSARKGSTKANWTISCLRPTPPLRPSLLNATSGSGSGSGGSGGGGSSSSNALASYCSGRKNQPTYEEDALVLRVFEAYCAAYQNNARNTIHSGKWRSPSQMCFI, from the exons ATGGATCAGCCACTGGTGGTGCAGGCGGAGTACTCCTTCATGGGCAGCAATAACGACGAGCTGTGCTTCCAGAAGGGCGATGTCATCACGGTTACCCAGCGCGAGGATGGTGGCTGGTGGGAGGGAACGCTGAACGATAAGACTGGCTGGTTTCCCAGCAACTATGTGAATGAGTGCAAGGTGCAGCTGCCTCTAACGGAGACCATAAGGCCGCCGGAGGAGATCCAGGAGTATCGGTCTGTGGTGCTCAAGGATCTGCTTGACTCGGAGCGCGCCCATGTGGCCGAGCTGCAGGGTCTGCTCGAGAATTTCTTGGAGCCCATGCAACAGACGCAAAT ACTCAGTCAGGATGAGTACGCCCAGCTGATGTGTAACTTTGTAGAGATTGTGCGTACGCACGAGGATTTGCTTATCCAGATCGAGGAGTGCAACGATCGAGTGGGAAAACTATTTCTCACCAGCGCCCCCTTGATGAAGAAGGTGCACCAGGCGTACTGCGCTGCCCATCCAAAGGCCATTGTCATACTGGATAAGTACAA GGACGAGCTGGAAAAGTATATGGAACGACAGGGCGCAGCCACTCCTGGATTACTTGTGCTCACGACGGGTCTATCAAAGCCCTTCCGGCGACTGGACAAATACTCGGCCATgctgcaggagctggagcGGCATATGGAGAGCAGTCATCCGGATCGCGGCGACACCCAGCGGAGTGTTGCCGTGTACAAAGACATAGCTGCCACCTGCTCGGCCACCCGTCgccaaaaggagctggagctgcaaGTGCTCACGGGGCCAGTGCGTGGATGGCAGGGCCAAGAGCTGAGCACCCTCGGGGACATCATCCACATGGGCAgcgttgcagttggagctGATCATCGCGACCGATACTTTGTGCTCTTCCCTCAAACATTGCTATTCCTTAGCGTTAGTCAGCGGATGAGTGCATTCATCTATGAG GGCAAGCTACCCTTAACTGGGATCATAGTGAATCGCCTGGAGGACACGGATGCCCTGAAGAACGCCTTTGAGATAAGCAGTCCCTTGATCGATCGCATTGTAGCAGTTTGTCAGGGTCCGAATGAGGCCAACAAGTGGGTGGAGCTGCTCAATGCCAATAATCCCAGCTTGCCGATGGGCATCAAACGGCAATTGAGTAACTTGAGCAACTCTTCGCTAGGACACCTAAATGCCGCTCAT ATGTCGCCGCCATCAAGCCACATACTCCTACCGCCCGGCGGCCGTCCGCCAGCCACTCCCAGCAGCATCCCggccggcagcagcagcggaggGAGCCACAGCCACCAGGGGTCTCCGGCCACCAACTCGATGTCGCATCACAAACGGAGCCAGTCGTTCAACCACCATCTCAGCTACAATCAGTACACGCCCACTCAGCCTCCACCACATCATCTGCatccaccacaaccaccaagTCTGCCAAGTCATCTGGGGGCATCCGGCCCCAGATCAAGTTCAGCCCAGACACCAAACAGCAAGACAGCAGCTCCACTCCAGGCGTCATCCATGGACGCCAGTCCAGCAATTcaggcagcggcagcagcagcggcggcagcggtgggAATGGGGGTGCCAAGCGCAAGGAAAGGAAGCACAAAGG CTAACTGGACCATCAGCTGCCTGCGACCCACGCCGCCGTTGCGACCCAGTTTATTGAATGCCACCAGCGGATCGGGAagtggcagcggtggcagcggtggcggcggcagcagctccagcaaTGCCCTGGCCAGCTACTGCAGCGGAAGGAAGAACCAGCCCACCTATGAGGAGGACGCCCTGGTGCTCCGGGTTTTCGAGGCCTACTGTGCCGCCTATCAGAACAATGCCAGGAACACCATCCACTCGGGTAAGTGGCGAAGCCCATCCCAGATGTGCTTCATATAG
- the RtGEF gene encoding Rho-type guanine nucleotide exchange factor, isoform D, whose product MDQPLVVQAEYSFMGSNNDELCFQKGDVITVTQREDGGWWEGTLNDKTGWFPSNYVNECKVQLPLTETIRPPEEIQEYRSVVLKDLLDSERAHVAELQGLLENFLEPMQQTQILSQDEYAQLMCNFVEIVRTHEDLLIQIEECNDRVGKLFLTSAPLMKKVHQAYCAAHPKAIVILDKYKDELEKYMERQGAATPGLLVLTTGLSKPFRRLDKYSAMLQELERHMESSHPDRGDTQRSVAVYKDIAATCSATRRQKELELQVLTGPVRGWQGQELSTLGDIIHMGSVAVGADHRDRYFVLFPQTLLFLSVSQRMSAFIYEGKLPLTGIIVNRLEDTDALKNAFEISSPLIDRIVAVCQGPNEANKWVELLNANNPSLPMGIKRQLSNLSNSSLGHLNAAHMSPPSSHILLPPGGRPPATPSSIPAGSSSGGSHSHQGSPATNSMSHHKRSQSFNHHLSYNQYTPTQPPPHHLHPPQPPSLPSHLGASGPRSSSAQTPNSKTAAPLQASSMDASPAIQAAAAAAAAAVGMGVPSARKGSTKANWTISCLRPTPPLRPSLLNATSGSGSGSGGSGGGGSSSSNALASYCSGRKNQPTYEEDALVLRVFEAYCAAYQNNARNTIHSALQPWTPCLPIRGGKLKTSKTFSTSNPQLPFIANVGNSAYLNQHQQQHLQQQHLQQQHLQQQHLAQQQPGRQHSAGSLNSSFIWREASPNNFNLYSSSVSSSLNATPAQRYSLSGTAGGSTSIKDYQRALSEERATRKSLNRLKSGFGSGYDNVCTSPLLPRKNKPAPKLVAQQSYQRSPGNATATTIVKPNPPGHPGLYDRRLNRSFETSTSHRYAGYGAGYLMNCGGALRTSTLQRSTPQLAGGERSDDSDVERELLRGNGAGPTASLELNPDGSKRQSGSWCCGLENEDMTPTLRQLWTAIRQMQQDMSQIKLQINEERALRADLQQLLMQHLETSSVSSGANTPKC is encoded by the exons ATGGATCAGCCACTGGTGGTGCAGGCGGAGTACTCCTTCATGGGCAGCAATAACGACGAGCTGTGCTTCCAGAAGGGCGATGTCATCACGGTTACCCAGCGCGAGGATGGTGGCTGGTGGGAGGGAACGCTGAACGATAAGACTGGCTGGTTTCCCAGCAACTATGTGAATGAGTGCAAGGTGCAGCTGCCTCTAACGGAGACCATAAGGCCGCCGGAGGAGATCCAGGAGTATCGGTCTGTGGTGCTCAAGGATCTGCTTGACTCGGAGCGCGCCCATGTGGCCGAGCTGCAGGGTCTGCTCGAGAATTTCTTGGAGCCCATGCAACAGACGCAAAT ACTCAGTCAGGATGAGTACGCCCAGCTGATGTGTAACTTTGTAGAGATTGTGCGTACGCACGAGGATTTGCTTATCCAGATCGAGGAGTGCAACGATCGAGTGGGAAAACTATTTCTCACCAGCGCCCCCTTGATGAAGAAGGTGCACCAGGCGTACTGCGCTGCCCATCCAAAGGCCATTGTCATACTGGATAAGTACAA GGACGAGCTGGAAAAGTATATGGAACGACAGGGCGCAGCCACTCCTGGATTACTTGTGCTCACGACGGGTCTATCAAAGCCCTTCCGGCGACTGGACAAATACTCGGCCATgctgcaggagctggagcGGCATATGGAGAGCAGTCATCCGGATCGCGGCGACACCCAGCGGAGTGTTGCCGTGTACAAAGACATAGCTGCCACCTGCTCGGCCACCCGTCgccaaaaggagctggagctgcaaGTGCTCACGGGGCCAGTGCGTGGATGGCAGGGCCAAGAGCTGAGCACCCTCGGGGACATCATCCACATGGGCAgcgttgcagttggagctGATCATCGCGACCGATACTTTGTGCTCTTCCCTCAAACATTGCTATTCCTTAGCGTTAGTCAGCGGATGAGTGCATTCATCTATGAG GGCAAGCTACCCTTAACTGGGATCATAGTGAATCGCCTGGAGGACACGGATGCCCTGAAGAACGCCTTTGAGATAAGCAGTCCCTTGATCGATCGCATTGTAGCAGTTTGTCAGGGTCCGAATGAGGCCAACAAGTGGGTGGAGCTGCTCAATGCCAATAATCCCAGCTTGCCGATGGGCATCAAACGGCAATTGAGTAACTTGAGCAACTCTTCGCTAGGACACCTAAATGCCGCTCAT ATGTCGCCGCCATCAAGCCACATACTCCTACCGCCCGGCGGCCGTCCGCCAGCCACTCCCAGCAGCATCCCggccggcagcagcagcggaggGAGCCACAGCCACCAGGGGTCTCCGGCCACCAACTCGATGTCGCATCACAAACGGAGCCAGTCGTTCAACCACCATCTCAGCTACAATCAGTACACGCCCACTCAGCCTCCACCACATCATCTGCatccaccacaaccaccaagTCTGCCAAGTCATCTGGGGGCATCCGGCCCCAGATCAAGTTCAGCCCAGACACCAAACAGCAAGACAGCAGCTCCACTCCAGGCGTCATCCATGGACGCCAGTCCAGCAATTcaggcagcggcagcagcagcggcggcagcggtgggAATGGGGGTGCCAAGCGCAAGGAAAGGAAGCACAAAGG CTAACTGGACCATCAGCTGCCTGCGACCCACGCCGCCGTTGCGACCCAGTTTATTGAATGCCACCAGCGGATCGGGAagtggcagcggtggcagcggtggcggcggcagcagctccagcaaTGCCCTGGCCAGCTACTGCAGCGGAAGGAAGAACCAGCCCACCTATGAGGAGGACGCCCTGGTGCTCCGGGTTTTCGAGGCCTACTGTGCCGCCTATCAGAACAATGCCAGGAACACCATCCACTCGG CCTTGCAACCCTGGACCCCGTGTCTGCCCATCCGCGGTGGCAAGCTGAAAACGAGCAAAACCTTCTCGACCTCCAATCCACAGCTGCCTTTCATAGCCAATGTCGGCAACTCAGCCTACCTCaatcagcaccagcagcagcatctgcagcagcagcacctgcagcagcaacacttgcagcagcaacatcttgCCCAGCAGCAACCAGGTCGTCAGCACTCCGCCGGCAGTTTGAACTCCTCATTTATTTGGCGCGAGGCGAGCCCGAACAACTTCAACCTATACTCCAGTTCGGTGTCCTCCTCGCTGAATGCGACACCTGCCCAACGCTACTCCTTATCCGGAACTGCGGGAGGATCGACGTCCATCAAGGACTACCAGAGAGCGCTCTCCGAGGAGAGGGCAACCAGAAAGTCTCTGAATCGCCTTAAAAGTGGCTTTGGTTCGGGCTACGACAATGTGTGTACATCACCTCTGCTGCCGAGGAAAAACAAACCGGCACCAAAGTTGGTGGCCCAGCAGTCGTATCAGAGATCCCCGGGAAACGCCACAGCCACCACTATAGTGAAGCCGAATCCGCCAGGACACCCAGGACTTTACGATCGCCGCTTGAACCGCTCCTTTGAGACCTCCACTTCGCACCGCTATGCCGGGTATGGAGCGGGCTACTTGATGAATTGCGGCGGAGCCTTGCGGACCAGTACGCTCCAGAGGAGCACTCCGCAACTGGCCGGTGGTGAAAGATCCGATGACAGCGATGTGGAGCGGGAACTGCTGCGGGGTAATGGAGCTGGGCCCACGGCCAGTTTGGAACTTAATCCCGATGGCAGCAAACGGCAGTCGGGCAGCTGGTGTTGCG GCCTTGAAAACGAGGACATGACCCCCACCCTGCGCCAACTGTGGACCGCCATCCGCCAGATGCAGCAGGACATGTCCCAGATCAAACTGCAGATCAATGAGGAGCGGGCCCTGCGAGCCGATCTCCAACAGCTGCTCATGCAGCACTTGGAGACGAGCAGTGTGAGCAGCGGGGCCAACACCCCCAAGTGTTGA